From Diceros bicornis minor isolate mBicDic1 chromosome 17, mDicBic1.mat.cur, whole genome shotgun sequence, the proteins below share one genomic window:
- the CD63 gene encoding CD63 antigen, which produces MAVEGGMKCVKFLLYVLLLAFCACAVGLIVVGVMAQIILNQANIQDATPGCLVPVVIIAVGAFLFLVAFVGCCGACKENYCLMITFAIFLSLITLVEVAAAIAGYVFREQVMSEFNKKFKQQMQSYPHDNQTALVLDKLQEEFKCCGAANYTDWEIIPLKVNGSVPDSCCVNVTQGCGTKPTEKSIHTEGCVEKIGGWLRKNVLVVAAAALGIAFVEVLGIVFACCLVKSIRSGYEVM; this is translated from the exons ATGGCGGTGGAAGGAGGAATGAAATGTGTCAAGTTCTTGCTCTACGTTCTTCTGCTGGCCTTTTGC GCCTGTGCAGTGGGACTGATCGTTGTGGGTGTAATGGCTCAGATCATCTTGAATCAGGCCAATATCCAGGATGCCACCCCTGGCTGTCTGGTGCCTGTGGTCATCATCGCAGTGGGTGCCTTCCTCTTCCTGGTGGCCTTTGTGGGCTGCTGTGGGGCCTGCAAGGAGAACTACTGTCTTATGATCACA TTTGCCATCTTCCTGTCTCTTATCACGCTGGTGGAGGTGGCTGCAGCCATTGCTGGCTATGTCTTTAGAGAGCAG GTGATGTCAGAATTTAATAAGAAGTTCAAGCAGCAGATGCAGAGTTATCCGCACGACAACCAAACGGCTTTAGTCCTGGACAAGTTGCAGGAGGAA tTTAAGTGCTGCGGGGCGGCTAATTACACTGACTGGGAGATCATCCCTCTCAAGGTCAATGGCTCAGTCCCTGACTCCTGCTGTGTCAATGTCACTCAGGGCTGCGGGACTAAGCCCACCGAGAAGAGTATCCATACCGAG GGCTGTGTGGAGAAGATTGGAGGCTGGCTGAGGAAAAATGTGCTGGTGGTGGCTGCCGCAGCCCTGGGTATTGCCTTTGTGGAG GTCCTGGGAATCGTCTTTGCCTGCTGCCTCGTGAAGAGTATCCGAAGTGGCTATGAGGTGATGTAG
- the RDH5 gene encoding retinol dehydrogenase 5, producing the protein MWLPLLLGALLWAALWLLRDRQSLPASDAFVFITGCDSGFGRLLALRLDQKGFRVLASCLTPSGAEDLQRVASSRLHTTLLDVTDPQSVQRAAKWVETCVGDAGLFGLVNNAGVAGVIGPTPWLTRDDFHRVLDVNTLGPIGVTLALLPLLQQARGRVINITSVLGRLAANGGGYCVSKFGLEAFSDSLRRDVASFGIRVSIVEPGFFQTPVTNLESLEDALQACWARLPPATRAHYGEAFLTKYLKVQQRIMNLICDPDLTKVSKCLEHALTARHPRTRYSPGWDAKLLWLPASYLPASLVDAVLTWVLPKPAHAVY; encoded by the exons ATGTGGCTGCCTCTGTTGCTGGGAGCCTTGCTCTGGGCGGCGCTGTGGCTGCTCAGGGACCGGCAGAGCCTGCCCGCCAGCGATGCCTTCGTCTTCATCACGGGCTGTGACTCAGGCTTCGGGCGGCTCCTGGCACTGAGACTGGACCAGAAAGGCTTCCGAGTCCTGGCCAGCTGCCTGACCCCCTCAGGGGCAGAGGACCTACAGCGGGTGGCCTCCTCCCGCCTGCACACCACCCTGCTGGATGTCACTGACCCCCAGAGTGTCCAGCGGGCAGCCAAGTGGGTGGAGACATGTGTCGGGGACGCAG gGCTTTTTggtcttgtgaataatgctggtgTGGCTGGTGTCATTGGGCCAACACCATGGCTGACGCGGGATGATTTCCATCGGGTGCTGGATGTGAACACACTGGGGCCCATCGGGGTCACACTCGCCCTTCTGCCCCTGTTGCAGCAGGCCCGGGGCCGAGTGATCAACATCACCAGTGTCCTGGGTCGCCTGGCAGCCAATGGTGGGGGCTACTGTGTCTCCAAGTTTGGCCTGGAGGCCTTCTCGGACAGCCTGAG GCGGGACGTGGCTTCTTTTGGCATCCGAGTCTCCATCGTGGAGCCTGGCTTCTTCCAAACCCCTGTGACAAACCTGGAGAGTCTGGAGGACGCCCTGCAGGCCTGCTGGGCacggctccctccagccacaagGGCCCACTATGGGGAGGCCTTCCTTACCAAGT ACCTGAAAGTACAGCAGCGCATCATGAACCTGATCTGTGACCCGGACCTGACCAAGGTGAGCAAGTGCCTGGAGCATGCCCTGACTGCTCGTCACCCCAGGACCCGCTACAGCCCAGGCTGGGACGCCAAGCTGCTCTGGCTGCCAGCCTCCTACCTCCCAGCCAGCCTGGTGGATGCTGTGCTCACCTGGGTCCTTCCCAAGCCTGCCCATGCCGTCTACTGA
- the BLOC1S1 gene encoding biogenesis of lysosome-related organelles complex 1 subunit 1 yields the protein MLSRLLKEHQAKQNERKELQEKRRREAITAATCLTEALVDHLNVGVAQAYVNQRKLDHEVKTLQIQAAQFAKQTGQWIGMVENFNQALKEIGDVENWARSIELDMRTIATALEYVYKGQLQSASS from the exons ATGCTGTCCCGGCTGCTGAAGGAACACCAGGCCAAGCAGAACGAGCGCAAAGAGCTGCAGG agaAGAGGAGGCGAGAGGCTATCACTGCGGCGACCTGCCTGACGGAAGCCTTGGTGGATCACCTCAATGTGGG TGTGGCCCAGGCCTACGTGAACCAGAGAAAGCTGGACCATGAGGTGAAGACCCTACAGATCCAGGCTGCCCAGTTTGCCAAGCAGACAGGCCAGTGGATCGGGATGGTGGAGAACTTCAACCAGGCACTCAAG GAAATTGGGGATGTGGAGAACTGGGCTCGGAGCATCGAACTGGACATGCGCACCATTGCCACCGCACTGGAATACGTCTATAAGGGGCAGCTGCAGTCTGCCTCctcctag